A single Pangasianodon hypophthalmus isolate fPanHyp1 chromosome 27, fPanHyp1.pri, whole genome shotgun sequence DNA region contains:
- the LOC113531392 gene encoding gamma-crystallin M2, with translation MMGKIIFYEDRNFGGRSYECSGDCSDMYYYMSRCYSCRVQSGCWMVYDRPYFMGNQYFLRKGEYADYMGMWGWGMNNWIRSCRMIPMYKGAYRMRAYERENFMGQMMEITDDCDSFMDRYHWYNGCTSCHVMDGHWLMYEHPHYRGKMWYFRPGEYRSFREMMRMGGMRFMSMRRIRDSWY, from the exons ATGATGGGCAAG ATCATCTTCTACGAGGACAGGAACTTTGGAGGCCGCTCCTATGAGTGTAGCGGTGACTGTTCCGATATGTACTATTACATGAGCCGCTGCTACTCCTGCAGGGTTCAGAGTGGATGCTGGATGGTCTATGATCGTCCCTACTTCATGGGCAACCAGTATTTCTTGAGAAAGGGCGAGTACGCTGATTACATGGGCATGTGGGGCTGGGGCATGAACAACTGGATCAGGTCTTGCCGCATGATCCCTATG TACAAGGGAGCTTACAGAATGAGGGCGTACGAGAGGGAGAACTTCATGGGCCAGATGATGGAGATCACTGATGACTGTGACTCCTTCATGGACCGCTACCACTGGTACAATGGCTGCACGTCTTGTCATGTGATGGACGGCCACTGGCTCATGTACGAGCACCCCCACTACAGAGGCAAGATGTGGTACTTCAGGCCTGGAGAGTACAGGAGCTTCAGGGAAATGATGAGAATGGGCGGCATGAGGTTCATGAGCATGAGGCGCATCAGGGACTCGTGGTATTAA